One segment of Brassica napus cultivar Da-Ae chromosome C3, Da-Ae, whole genome shotgun sequence DNA contains the following:
- the LOC106398631 gene encoding uncharacterized protein LOC106398631, whose amino-acid sequence MSKIANLDFSALKSNGDNYLEWALDAKIMLRSKDLGDTITKDNNSSDKDKYRAIYMIRHHLQENLKTQYMTMENPYDLWIALQRRYDHQKTVLLPKAQYDWKHIRLCGEKVTEEEMLNKTLSTFPQTNMVLQQQYRERNFATYTELIECLLLAEANNELLLKNSEMRPPGTAPLPDISKLAIEPKKESNLVQHNDHPGPNRGRSQGRGRGSFKAHGRGRGRGTTPGFSRGRGRGRSVSFKPQIKADRCHRCGMGNHWAKNCRTPKHLCELYMESLKRNPEANMVRDPGYDGDDDDDLEDVQDHQHESDKVDHMEFETSDILK is encoded by the exons ATTTCAGTGCTTTGAAAAGCAATGGTGACAACTACCTGGAATGGGCGCTTGATGCAAAGATCATGCTGCGATCAAAAGATCTTGGTGACACAATCACCAAAGACAACAATTCCAGTGACAAAGACAAGTATAGAGCTATCTACATGATACGCCACCATCTCCAAGAGAACTTGAAAACTCAGTACATGACCATGGAAAATCCATATGACCTTTGGATCGCTTTACAGCGAAGATATgaccaccagaaaacggtgttgcttccaaaggctcaATATGATTGGAAACACATAAG GTTATGTGGTGAAAAAGTAACCGAGGAAGAGATGCTTAATAAAACTCTCTCCACGTTTCCTCAAACCAACATGGTATTGCAACAGCAGTACAGAGAGAGGAATTTCGCCACATATACTGAGTTGATAGAATGTCTCTTGTTGGCTGAAGCTAACAACGAACTGTTATTgaaaaacagtgagatgagacctcctGGTACAGCTCCATTACCCGACATCTCTAAGCTGGCTATAGAGCCAAAGAAAGAGAGTAACCTTGTCCAACACAATGACCATCCCGGTCCAAACCGTGGAAGAAGTCAAGGACGAGGTCGTGGTTCTTTTAAAGCACACGGGCGAGGACGTGGTCGCGGTACCACACCCGGCTTTAGCCGTGGTCGTGGCCGAGGCCGTAGTGTGTCTTTTAAACCACAGATCAAAGCTGATCGATGCCACAGATGTGGTATGGGTAATCATTGGGCAAAGAATTGCCGAACTCCTAAGCATTTGTGTGAGCTTTACATGGAGAGCTTAAAAAGAAACCCGGAAGCTAACATGGTTCGAGACCCGGGatatgatggtgatgatgatgatgacttggAAGACGTCCAGGATCACCAGCACGAGTCAGACAAAGTTGATCACATGGAGTTTGAAACTTCAGACATACTGAAATAA